GGGGCATTCTCcctgtgagtgtgtctgtgtctgaGTCTCCCCGTTCCATAAGGACACGGGTTGTACTGGACTAGGGGCCACCCTACGCCAGTATGACCTCAGCATAGcttaactgattacatctgcaatgaccctatttccaaaagaggtcacattccgaggtacaggggggttaggacttcaatatatggaTTTGGAGTTGGGAGGGGGGACATATGAAGCtgctggagggttttgagcagaggaaggacGTGGTCTGGCTTACGCATTTTGACTGATGGGTTGAAATAGTTCTTGAGTGGGCTCATTCAAGAACTTTCTGTATGTACCTAAATTATATCTTAGtaaagttgatttaaagaaaaaaaaaattccgaGGCTCCCTGGCTCTCCTCAGGCCAAGACCAAACTGCTTGGCTGAGCTCTTGAGGCCTTGGGTGGCCTGGTCCCCCATCCAGATCCAGCCTTCTCACCACCGCTCCCCAGGACCCCTCACACACCACCAGGACACCAGTGCTGGCAGTCTTGGGGCTCTGCACCTCCACTTCCTTCCCCAAGTCCTCACAGCTTTAAGCCCAGCAGTTTTGGGGGCACGGAGAGCCTCATAATCAGACAGCtctagggggtgggggagagaaaggTCATTTTACCCCTgcactgcccccagccccaggaggtCGGGCCTCCAGTTTGCTCTCCTGTATTTGGAGATCTTGAGCACAGCGCAGGAATCCCAGCTGATGAAGAGATAGATCCACCACCACGCTGTTCCCCCTCCTGGGTCAGATGATGTGGGggacacatgcacactcacacaaatacaccgagacacagaaacagaaagacacaGGCGTGCACACAGTTtcagacagacacatagacacacagattCTTGGATGTACACAGGCACACTGGGATGAGACTGGAGGGGGTCCACGTCAGAGACTGGCAGGGACAGTGGACAGTGATACAGAAACAGCCCTGTTACCTCTCCCAGGTGTACCCAGGCTCCCTCCGGCCCCCCCACAGGCCCTGCAcccctcctgtcctctcccaCCAGCTGGTTCAGGACCTCTCCCTGCTCATCCATTGCAGGCACCAGAAACAGCTCAAAATCATGTTCGTCGGGGGCCCCAACACGAGGAAGGACTACCACATCGAGGAGGGTGAGGAGGTAGGTCTGCGGACTGCCCCCTCCCAGACCCAGCCCTGGGGGTAGGGGACACTTCCCATGCAAGGGCCAGAGTCTGTGGACAGGAGCTGGGGGTGGTCAGATGGCTGAGGGTTGAAGGAGCACAACCGAAATCACGGGGCAGCACTGCTGCCTGGAAGCTGTGGGCACACAGTGACAGCTTTGACAGCTCCCTGCTCCAAGGAACTCTGCTGGGGAGCCCCAGGAAAGAGCCCAGACTCTGTGGTGTGAGAGGCTCTAGCTGTTGGGCATCGCCCCCTGGACACAGGGGCCATCCATGCTCCAGGTGGAGTGTCCTggtcccctccccccaaaacccAAATATGCAAGATTGGCCTCCAAAATGAGACCCAAATGCTGAGAGGGACCTGGACACTCTACTCTGGTCCCAGGAGCTAAGTTCTCCAggaagggtgggggctgggaggccccCTCCTTATCTAGAGGCACAAGGCACCCCAGTCACTTAGGAGCTGTTTGATGGGCAGTGGGATTTGCACTGAATACCCTTTTGTACCTTGACTTTCGAACTGTGTTTCTGCACTACCTACCCCAaggtaaataaacaaaagtaaaagaaaaagatcagcCCCCTTAAGGAGGGACACAGCTGGGTTCCCAGctatcagaatctctggaggcaAAGGATCAGTAtgcgccaccccccccccccatcatcCTGGGGAGCCTGACGCTGGGGTTCGAGGTCCAGAGTCCATCTTGGTTACCAGCCTCCACCCCCATCACTGGCATCTCAGTCACAGCTGGgctctggagggagcacaggagaatcactcactcaacaaatatttactgagcacccgatatgggggcggggggcagagcGGGTGAGGAGCCCCGGCCAGCACGGAGCTGCCTGGGCAGAGCAGAGCTGCCAACCCCTCACCTCTCCCACTTCCAGGGCCACTTCCACACCTCTCCAGGCCGCCCGCTTCTCACAACCCACCTCACTGGAGACCGTTTTCCTCTGTGGGAAAAATCAGCAGGAAAATCCAAAAtgacagagagaagacaggattGGATTGGGAATGGCCGCAGTAGAGGAGACAAGGCTGGTTGCAGGGTCTCTACTGCCTGCCTCAGTCAGCCTCAGGGCCCCATCTGTCTTCCAGAGGCTTCCACTCTGTTTGCCCTGGTCTCAGTGCCCACagctcctgtctccctccctccttccttcccttcttgccCCCTACCACCTCTGCCCCATGACCCTCCTCAGGATCTCCCCAAGCTGCTCTGTTGGTGGGGTGTCCACTTAGGGCCCAGGCTAAGCCCTGACTCAGCTGGGTGGCTGACGGATGAGGAGGTCTGGCCTGAGCAGATGTCCCTACTCTGGAGGGACACGCAGGTGGTTGGGAGAAATTTGGCTAGAGGGAGGTAGTGACAGCTTGGTACCACCCTGAGGTAGAGAAGAGTACCAGCCTCAGGCCCTGAGAAGACACAAGGCTGAGGGTCAGCATCCTCTCTGCCTCTACCTGTCGTCACTCAGCTGGAGCCTGGGGACATCAGGCTGGGGGTCGGAGCCGCCCTAGCCCCAGGGTCCAGGCTCTTCTCTGGTGAGAGAAGGGGAGTCACTGAGCCCAATTTTCCTCCTGGCTGGGCTCAGGCCTCTGCAACAGCCCTTCCGGTGCCCGGctccacccaccacacacacccctcttGCCCCACTCCTTCCCTTGTGGGGCACAGGTGCCagggggcctgggctgggagccaGCGGCATCTGGGTTGGAGTCTCTGCCTCTTACTAAGCGTGTGATCTTGGACAGGTCCCATCAGATCACCTCTTGGAGCCTGTCTCTTTACCCTGCCTGGTGGAAGGATTAAATGTGTGTAGAGTATGTGCACAGAGCTGGTGCAGAGTAGGGCCTAACATGCCTTGGTTCTCTGCACCACCAGCCCCCTCTGGCCTTTCCTGCCCGGCAGGCCTTTCCAGGCTGAGGAGGCCAGATTCAATTCAATATCTGCCTGAGCCGTACAGTTAATCCTCTAGCTAGCCCCAGGCTCCAAACTTCATTTACTTCCAAACAGAGCATAATTCTTTTTGGATTGCCCGTGGCTGTTTGGGATTTTCTGCTGTTCAGGATCTGGACCTCTGCTCCAGGCCAGGCCTGTCCCTCATCACGGGGAAGGCCTCTGGGCAGAGAGACAAGACTGAAGAAAAACCATTcctttctctggttttgtttgATGGCCACTCATACCTTATGGCCTGCCCAGAAAGGGTTTGAATCTGGCCCAGACCATCACTCCAGACCCTGCTCCCGCCCCAGCTCTCCCGGGTTATTTTCAGGGCCTAAGGACTGTGGCTCCCTCCCTagaaatctctctcctctctccccaaccATGGAAGGAACcccgccaccaccaccaacacacacacccagggACTTCCTCCCAGCtaggggaggggatggggtgggtTTGCAGAATTACTGCCTGGTAAgttttttcttacttgttttaaATAACTTGCATgggttatttattcatttttgatgaggaagattgcccctgagctaacatctgtgtcagtcttcctctattttgtatgtgggacactgccacagcatggcttgatgagtggtgtgtaggtccacacctgggatctgaacccttgaaccctgggctgctgaagcagatcaCTAGAacctaaccactaagccaccaggccagcccaatgtatgcattatttttaataataaaagtaaatattgtttattgtagaaaacatgagaaatatAGAAAAGACAAATGTATACCTCATTCATAATCCCACCACTCAGGGCAACCACTGTGAACACTGCTTGTATTTATACACGTGTCACTATGTGATTAGAATCCTCCTGGTGTAGTTTTGAAGCTTGCTGTAACATGATAAtcacaaacataatttttaatggctgcataatgtTCCATATTTACCCCATCATAAAAGTGACATTttccctattattattattagggtTATTTTTGCTATTCCTCTTATCACTAATATTAGTTGCTAGGGGTTTATTCAGTGCTGACTGTGTGCTGGGTACATTAATGTACAGCATCCCAGACAGACTTCACAGCAACGTTCTTAGTAGATActgtcattttatagatgaggaaatggaagaacaGAAAGGCTGAGTTAACCAAGGGTGCATGGCCACTTGGAAGCTGGAATCTATGCTTTTAACTACCATGTGTTATGATAAACAGCCATTCATGGGCACCACGAGGCAggtgcatttctttctttttttttttcttttgaggaagattagccctgagctaactgctgccaatcctcctctttttgctgaggaagactggccctgagctcacatccatgcccattctcctctactttatatgtgggacgcctgccacagcatggcttgctgagcactgccatgtctgcacccaggatccgaacaggtgaagcccgggctgctgaagcggaacatgtgcacttaactgttgcgccactgggccggccctggtgCATTTCTGATTCACTGCAGCCACCTTCCTAGAGATGGAATTACTAGTCAAGAGTGTAAGGTAGccaactgtcctggtttgccctGGACTTCCCTGGTTTCAGCACTGAAGATCCTGCATCCCAAGAAAGCCCTCAGGTCTGACATGATTGAAACGTTGTtttgtggtgcatgactgtagatGCTGTGACAAGAACCTCTATCTCTAACTCCTTACatgataatgataattattattattaataacactCCTTCAATTATTTGGCTGGGGCTTTTAATACCCAGGCAAGGTGTGACTGGTGGAGAGAACAATGTGTCTGCCTCcttggcctcccagctccatggAGTGATCTCAGTAAACATGTAAACACGTTAATTAGGGACTTAAGATGCAATAGGAAAAACGCAGTAGGGGCCCCACCCAACCTCACCCTAGGGAGATAGCAGGAGGCAAGGGCTGCCATCCTTCACAGCCCCCAGGCCACCCCAGCTTCCAGCATCGAGTCCACCATTTACTGGCTGACCTCCCAAGGGATTTGGACAGGCGCAGCCCCACCCCATGCCAGGGCGTCACCGTGGCCAGAGGAGCCAGCACAGGCTCCAGAGCTACACGCAGACTTGGCCCAAACTGCGGCTCTCGGACTGACTaaatgtgtgaccttgaacaagttgctttactctctgagcctcagtcttcttttttgctttttgcagAATGAGGCTAATAATACCTTTGGAGGTTGTTGTAAAGACTTCTGACCATGTATAAGAAAGTGCCTGCATAGCCCCTGACACACAACAAATGGGTGATTCTCTTACCTGGCTGAAGGGTCACTGGATTCTCCAGTGAGCATCtcagccagcctcctgcccctAAGCCAGACACCAACTTTTGTGTCCTGGGTACCTTGGTCATCACTTATGCGTCAAGTTGCGATCCTTGTGTGTCCCCAGCCCTCCTgtctgtagcatgtatcagaggAGGCTGGGGCCTCAGGGCAGGAGTGACGGAGCTGCTAATACACTCTGAGGCCTCCAGGAATTTTCTCAGGTTTCCTGGTCAGAATTCAGGCCAAGGACCTGGAAGAGGGAGTTGGGAGGGTCCGAGCTTGTCTCCTGTCCTGTTCACAGGTGTTTTACCAGTTGGAGGGTGACATGGTTCTCCGAGTCCTGGAGCGAGGGAAGCACCGGGATGTGATCATTCGGCAGGGAGAGGTGAGGAGCAGGGGGCCCCAGGGGTGGGGGCAAAGGGCCACCAGAGAGGAATGCACTGTGTCCACTCATCCTGGCTTTGGTGGAGGCCTTGTCCTCCCCACttttccctgccctcctgccccgcCGGCCTGCCCTGGCCCCATCCTCGGGCACTGCCTCCTCTAGGCTGCCCATCCTCACACAGCCCGACCTTCCCTGCAGTTCCGGGGATGGAAGCTGGGCAGAGAGGTGGGCTGGAGGGGATCCTGTGGGTCAGCTGGGGAGGCCCAGGACGCTGCAGGCACTGAGGTCTCCGTCAAGGATTACAGCGTTCCTGGCATCTGTCCCCACCCACTGCAGATATTCCTCTTGCCTGCCAGGGTCCCCCACTCTCCACAGAGGTTTGCCAACACCGTGGGGCTGGTGATTGAGCGGAAGCGGCTGAAAACGGAGTTAGATGGGCTCAGGTAAATAAGCCTTGTCTGGGGGTCTGGGGCAGAGAGACAGGGGCAAACAGTGGAGGGACGGATCCAAGATACACCCAAGAAAGTGCTTCCTGGCCACTGAAAGGGTTGGAGGCAATGGAAATCCTGTATTTGCTGGCTGATGGGGAGGGGTTAGGGTAGGTGGTGGAGTTGGTTTGATGGTGGGGGTGGCGAGGATGTTCTCTGTGAGCCCTTGGGAGCCCACTCATCCTAAAGACCTTCTGGCTGGGACCAGAACCTATGCTTTCCACACTGAGGTCTGCTGGGGGGTGTGGGTGGAGCCAAAGTCAGATGTTCCTGGCCTAGGGCAGCGGGGGACACTCCTGCTCCCCCAGCC
This genomic interval from Equus quagga isolate Etosha38 chromosome 5, UCLA_HA_Equagga_1.0, whole genome shotgun sequence contains the following:
- the HAAO gene encoding 3-hydroxyanthranilate 3,4-dioxygenase isoform X6, which translates into the protein MRRPIGGWAEPRPSDGPRHTLQSAAPRAAMERLVRVKTWVEENRASFLPPVCNKLLHQKQLKIMFVGGPNTRKDYHIEEGEEGHFHTSPGRPLLTTHLTGDRFPLWEKSAGKSKMTERRQDWIGNGRSRGDKVFYQLEGDMVLRVLERGKHRDVIIRQGEIFLLPARVPHSPQRFANTVGLVIERKRLKTELDGLRYYVGDTTDVLFEKWFYCEDLGTQLAPIIQEFFSSEQHRTGKPNPGDRPRTRQQQRPETGRGRVAVAAGMPGNEGKALQPWP